The proteins below are encoded in one region of Myxococcales bacterium:
- a CDS encoding phosphoglycerate kinase, with the protein MINSLSDLAFDGRRVFLRSDLNVPLKDGKVADDSRIQASLPTLKALLDGGAHVVLASHLGRPKGEVNPKYSLEPVGAYLAEMLDIEVKLTDKPVGDAARQVVSELKSGEIALLENLRFNRGEEANDEGFAKDLAKLCDVYVNDAFGAAHRKHASVYALAQLIPERAAGLLLEKELEALSKLRSNPEKPYVAVLGGAKVSDKIKVIEALLDKVDALIIGGAMANTFLAAQGKPMGKSLMETEKLAMARSVLSRAEEKGVKLMLPVDLVIADSIEASDARVVPVDAVPNDAMALDVGPQSMRNFSPVLLAAKTVFWNGPMGLFEKPAFSQGTMSMAKAIADCKGLTVVGGGDSLAAAKQSGLSEHFSHLSTGGGASLEFLEGCTLPGVQALEL; encoded by the coding sequence ATGATCAACAGTCTAAGTGATCTTGCCTTTGATGGCCGACGTGTTTTTTTGCGCTCGGATCTTAACGTGCCGCTCAAAGACGGAAAAGTCGCAGACGACTCTCGTATTCAAGCAAGCCTTCCAACATTGAAGGCTTTGCTTGATGGCGGAGCTCACGTGGTGCTCGCATCGCATTTGGGCAGGCCCAAGGGTGAAGTGAACCCCAAGTATTCGTTGGAACCTGTCGGCGCCTATCTTGCTGAGATGCTCGATATTGAGGTTAAGCTAACCGACAAGCCTGTTGGTGATGCTGCTCGCCAGGTGGTTTCTGAGCTTAAAAGCGGCGAGATAGCGCTACTTGAAAACTTGCGTTTTAATCGCGGTGAGGAAGCTAACGATGAAGGCTTTGCTAAAGATCTCGCTAAGCTGTGTGACGTGTATGTGAATGATGCCTTTGGCGCTGCCCATCGCAAGCACGCGTCGGTGTACGCGCTTGCGCAACTCATTCCTGAGCGTGCAGCTGGGCTGTTGCTTGAAAAAGAGCTTGAGGCATTGAGTAAACTGCGCAGCAATCCAGAAAAACCCTACGTCGCCGTACTCGGTGGTGCGAAAGTTTCGGATAAGATTAAAGTCATTGAGGCTTTGTTAGACAAAGTGGATGCTTTGATTATTGGCGGAGCCATGGCCAACACCTTCTTGGCAGCCCAAGGCAAACCGATGGGCAAGAGCCTGATGGAAACCGAAAAGCTTGCTATGGCGCGCAGCGTGCTATCGCGAGCCGAGGAAAAAGGCGTGAAGCTCATGTTGCCGGTCGATTTGGTTATCGCCGACAGCATCGAAGCAAGCGACGCTCGAGTGGTGCCGGTTGATGCGGTACCAAACGATGCCATGGCACTTGATGTGGGTCCTCAAAGCATGAGGAATTTTAGTCCTGTATTGCTTGCGGCAAAAACAGTGTTTTGGAACGGACCCATGGGTCTTTTTGAAAAGCCAGCCTTTTCTCAAGGCACCATGTCGATGGCCAAAGCGATTGCTGATTGCAAAGGACTTACCGTGGTCGGTGGTGGCGACAGTCTTGCTGCGGCTAAGCAATCTGGGCTATCGGAGCATTTCTCTCACTTATCAACCGGTGGAGGCGCATCCCTTGAGTTTCTTGAAGGATGCACTCTTCCTGGCGTGCAGGCGCTTGAACTATGA
- a CDS encoding triose-phosphate isomerase, translating to MTEIQRRPFIAGNWKLNKTQAEAFAFCEALKHKAGEFDYCDLLVAPTFTSLAIAREALKKSAVALAAQNCYAKDDGAYTGEVSAALLLDAGCSHVIVGHSERRQLFFERDEDVRTKFWAARRHRLVPILCVGETLQEREAGDASKVVLRQLAAVLSECPESLEVNDVVIAYEPVWAIGTGKTASPEDAEQMHAEIRTALEKHLGKTLCFGIRVLYGGSVKPDNATQLLSKPNIDGALIGGASLDLDSFLAIARASAPCS from the coding sequence ATGACAGAGATACAACGCAGGCCGTTTATCGCGGGCAACTGGAAACTCAATAAAACGCAAGCTGAGGCATTTGCATTTTGTGAAGCTCTAAAACACAAAGCCGGTGAGTTCGACTACTGTGATTTGCTTGTTGCACCGACCTTTACTTCCCTTGCGATTGCTCGGGAAGCTCTGAAGAAAAGTGCTGTCGCTCTTGCTGCGCAAAACTGTTACGCCAAAGACGACGGCGCTTATACTGGTGAAGTCAGTGCGGCGTTGCTGCTCGATGCAGGATGCAGCCATGTGATTGTTGGCCATTCCGAGCGAAGGCAGCTTTTCTTTGAACGTGACGAAGATGTGCGGACGAAGTTCTGGGCAGCGCGACGACATCGACTGGTGCCTATCCTCTGTGTGGGAGAAACGCTTCAGGAACGCGAGGCAGGCGATGCCAGCAAAGTTGTGCTGCGCCAGCTGGCTGCAGTGCTTTCGGAATGTCCAGAGTCGCTGGAAGTCAATGATGTCGTGATTGCGTATGAGCCCGTTTGGGCCATTGGCACCGGTAAAACAGCGAGCCCTGAAGATGCCGAGCAGATGCACGCGGAAATACGTACAGCTCTTGAGAAGCACTTAGGCAAAACGCTTTGTTTTGGGATTCGCGTGCTTTACGGCGGAAGTGTCAAGCCTGATAACGCCACTCAACTGCTTTCAAAACCCAATATTGACGGTGCACTGATCGGTGGAGCGTCGCTTGACTTGGATAGTTTCTTGGCCATTGCGCGCGCTAGCGCTCCTTGTTCGTAG
- the secG gene encoding preprotein translocase subunit SecG: MFTTLAVIYVFICLFLILVVLLQAGRGGGMGAAFGGSTQTVFGGAGAGNFLTKLTVACAALFMVLSATLSYLSSGHGKNALEEAAQKTQATIDAKKKAEEKKKAAAVKQAAEEAAGPMSSPETAADEAAPLDEPAPEAPKTE, encoded by the coding sequence ATGTTTACGACCCTTGCTGTGATCTACGTGTTTATCTGCTTGTTTTTGATACTTGTGGTGCTTCTACAAGCCGGTAGAGGTGGCGGCATGGGAGCGGCTTTTGGTGGCAGTACTCAAACCGTGTTTGGTGGAGCTGGTGCTGGAAACTTTCTTACCAAGCTGACCGTTGCTTGCGCAGCCTTGTTCATGGTCTTATCGGCTACCCTCTCCTATCTTTCCTCCGGTCACGGCAAAAACGCTTTGGAAGAAGCCGCTCAGAAAACACAAGCCACCATCGACGCCAAAAAGAAGGCTGAAGAAAAGAAAAAAGCAGCGGCTGTAAAGCAAGCTGCAGAAGAAGCTGCCGGCCCCATGAGCAGTCCAGAGACCGCCGCGGATGAAGCTGCCCCTCTCGATGAGCCGGCCCCTGAAGCCCCAAAAACAGAATAG
- a CDS encoding ABC transporter ATP-binding protein, producing the protein MKDSQLLKALWHEVKPYSKVMALALVMMPISAVAALWQPYLIKQAIDVFVFRKGVHALGLVALSYLAAIGIEAFARFFQIYWVQLSGQRAMASLRSKTFRHIQGLHQRVFDQTPIGKLVTRVTNDIDALSEFFASGAVTAFADILMLLGIVVAMLALDWKLSLFAFAALPPMALVVEWCRRRLRKFFRIVREKVSELNTFLAEQVNGVATVQAYGQEKKCQAEYRSINSDYRDATYQSIRYDALLYSMVESAAFVCVAVVLWFASVQAGLFDEQSKAAAYIGTVAAFYEYLQRFFVPVRDLSTKYTVIQQSMAAAERVFGLLQVHERDGVFNKRSEQDAPSLSTDPNIAVLFEHVSFSYRDDNPVLQDLSFHIKKGQSFAIVGATGSGKTTILSLLLGLYQANKGHILLHGKLLEDWDIRELRRSFSCVLQDVVLFSGSLLQNVAVGDSKPDESKAITALERVGFGQSYSTGEIPPLDFIIDERGANLSLGQRQLIALARALYRDSSILVLDEATASIDSQSEVILQRAIKETMKHRTAIVVAHRLSTIREADNILVLNNGKLIEQGSHTELLATGGLYSHLYRIQDPIKKTEQL; encoded by the coding sequence ATGAAAGACAGCCAATTACTCAAAGCGTTGTGGCATGAAGTCAAACCCTATTCCAAAGTGATGGCACTTGCGCTCGTCATGATGCCCATCAGTGCCGTCGCCGCGTTGTGGCAGCCCTATCTCATCAAACAAGCCATCGACGTTTTCGTATTTCGAAAAGGAGTCCACGCTCTTGGGCTAGTTGCACTCAGCTACCTTGCAGCCATCGGAATCGAAGCTTTTGCACGATTTTTCCAAATCTACTGGGTTCAGCTCTCAGGACAGCGCGCCATGGCCAGTTTGCGCAGCAAAACCTTTAGACACATCCAGGGACTTCACCAACGCGTTTTCGATCAAACACCCATCGGAAAACTCGTCACACGCGTAACCAACGACATTGACGCACTCAGCGAGTTCTTTGCATCTGGCGCCGTGACCGCTTTTGCAGACATCTTAATGCTACTTGGCATCGTCGTGGCCATGCTTGCACTGGACTGGAAATTGTCCTTGTTTGCTTTTGCTGCCCTTCCTCCCATGGCCCTTGTTGTCGAGTGGTGCCGAAGGCGATTGCGTAAGTTTTTTCGAATAGTTAGGGAGAAAGTTTCGGAATTGAATACGTTTTTGGCCGAACAGGTTAACGGCGTAGCGACTGTGCAAGCCTACGGACAAGAAAAAAAATGCCAAGCCGAATACCGAAGCATCAATAGCGACTATCGTGACGCGACTTATCAAAGCATTCGCTACGATGCCTTGCTTTATTCAATGGTGGAGTCGGCTGCTTTTGTCTGCGTTGCTGTCGTGCTTTGGTTTGCTAGCGTGCAGGCAGGCTTATTTGATGAGCAAAGCAAAGCAGCGGCGTACATCGGCACGGTCGCTGCTTTTTACGAATACCTGCAGCGTTTTTTTGTTCCAGTACGGGATTTGTCAACGAAATACACAGTAATTCAACAATCCATGGCAGCAGCCGAACGCGTTTTTGGATTGCTTCAAGTTCACGAACGCGACGGTGTCTTCAACAAAAGGTCAGAGCAGGACGCGCCCTCCTTGTCCACTGATCCGAATATCGCGGTACTTTTTGAGCACGTAAGCTTTAGCTACCGTGATGACAACCCAGTCCTTCAGGATCTATCATTTCACATCAAAAAGGGACAAAGCTTTGCTATTGTGGGTGCCACCGGATCAGGAAAAACCACCATTCTCTCGCTGCTGCTAGGCCTATACCAAGCCAACAAAGGCCACATTTTGCTACATGGCAAGCTCCTTGAAGACTGGGACATTCGTGAGCTGCGCAGAAGTTTTTCCTGCGTACTTCAAGACGTCGTGCTCTTTTCAGGAAGTCTCTTGCAGAACGTCGCGGTCGGTGACTCAAAGCCGGACGAGAGCAAAGCCATCACCGCACTTGAACGAGTGGGCTTCGGACAAAGCTACAGCACGGGAGAAATTCCACCCTTGGATTTTATCATCGATGAACGTGGCGCCAACCTCAGCTTGGGCCAACGCCAGCTAATCGCACTTGCACGAGCGCTTTATCGCGACTCGTCCATCTTGGTACTTGACGAAGCCACGGCCAGCATCGACAGCCAAAGCGAAGTCATCTTGCAGCGCGCCATCAAAGAAACCATGAAACACCGCACGGCCATTGTCGTCGCGCACCGCCTATCCACCATCCGAGAAGCCGACAACATCCTCGTCCTCAACAACGGAAAACTCATCGAACAAGGCAGCCACACGGAGCTCCTAGCCACCGGCGGCCTCTACAGCCACCTCTACCGGATCCAGGATCCCATCAAAAAAACAGAACAGTTATAA
- a CDS encoding ABC transporter ATP-binding protein produces MQQLLSQGGPLGASLSRLLPRGIQHFLPELRPYRATLAGGAVLLLATNALEKSVPWLLRYAIDAFRVGSFAKVKSYALGVVICAILMGVVRVLSRVRLFNVGRDIEWDLRNRFLIHLHQLGSTFFRGLGTGQIMSRATSDIGQVRFMSGFGLLHVINALFAYGGAMGLMLTISPKLSLLSLIPYPFFVFFARSFSKHIYLRSTVYQQRLGQLSDIAQESFSAIRVVRAFANEEAELKRFERINQQALEANMALVTLRALMWPVLMAVSSLGVLISLWVGGQMVIAKELSIGEFVAFNAYLGQLVWPTLAFGYVLSVWQRGQASYERVQQVLASKPEVYGGQTQQVKPITGELKVRGLRHAYDKLQAVCGIDFDLHRGQMIAIVGRTGSGKSTVAALLARLLPLEARQVFIDGHDVTDLPLRQVRQCIGYTQQEAFLFSSTIAKNIGFALDDVESTESKQAIAQAASAAGLSKDIESFADGLETVVGERGVQLSGGQKQRVALARALLLKTPVMVLDDPLSAVDAQTEAHILENLRGAVSDRSLLLITNRIAAASIADTIYVMDKGKIIESGNHHDLISQGGLYAELHALQQTQPTEDLS; encoded by the coding sequence ATGCAGCAGCTCTTGTCCCAAGGAGGCCCATTGGGAGCTAGCCTGAGCCGCCTTCTGCCCAGAGGCATCCAACATTTTCTGCCGGAGCTAAGGCCCTACAGAGCAACCCTGGCAGGTGGTGCCGTTTTGCTGCTTGCAACCAACGCGCTTGAAAAATCTGTGCCGTGGCTACTTCGCTACGCCATTGACGCTTTTCGCGTTGGCTCGTTTGCGAAAGTTAAAAGCTACGCACTTGGGGTCGTCATATGCGCCATCTTGATGGGGGTAGTGCGTGTTTTATCGCGAGTGCGGTTATTCAACGTGGGGCGCGATATCGAATGGGATTTGCGTAATCGCTTTTTGATACATTTGCATCAACTCGGATCAACTTTTTTTCGTGGCTTGGGCACAGGGCAAATCATGAGCCGTGCCACAAGCGACATTGGGCAAGTTCGTTTCATGAGTGGGTTTGGTCTGCTTCACGTCATAAATGCCTTGTTTGCCTATGGTGGAGCAATGGGCTTGATGTTGACCATTTCGCCCAAACTGAGTCTGCTGTCGCTTATCCCTTACCCTTTCTTCGTATTCTTTGCGCGAAGTTTTTCAAAACACATTTACCTGCGCAGCACAGTCTATCAACAACGGCTAGGGCAGCTCTCCGACATTGCACAGGAAAGTTTTTCAGCCATTCGTGTCGTTCGGGCCTTTGCGAACGAAGAAGCTGAGCTAAAGCGCTTTGAGCGCATCAATCAACAAGCGCTTGAGGCCAACATGGCTCTGGTCACGTTGCGAGCGCTGATGTGGCCAGTGCTGATGGCCGTCAGCTCGCTTGGCGTGCTGATTTCGCTTTGGGTCGGTGGGCAAATGGTTATTGCGAAAGAACTCAGCATCGGTGAGTTTGTAGCCTTCAACGCTTACCTTGGACAGCTGGTATGGCCCACCTTGGCGTTTGGTTATGTACTTAGTGTCTGGCAGCGCGGCCAAGCGTCGTATGAGCGCGTCCAGCAAGTACTGGCAAGTAAACCGGAGGTCTACGGCGGCCAAACACAACAGGTTAAGCCCATCACCGGAGAGCTAAAAGTACGCGGTCTGCGGCACGCCTACGATAAACTCCAGGCTGTCTGCGGTATCGATTTCGACCTGCATCGTGGACAAATGATAGCGATTGTAGGGCGAACAGGTAGCGGGAAAAGCACTGTAGCAGCCCTGCTTGCGCGTTTGCTCCCGCTCGAAGCAAGGCAGGTGTTTATCGATGGACACGACGTAACCGACCTTCCTCTGAGACAAGTACGGCAGTGCATCGGCTACACTCAACAGGAAGCTTTTCTGTTTTCTTCTACCATCGCAAAAAACATCGGCTTTGCTTTGGACGATGTCGAAAGCACCGAATCAAAACAGGCCATTGCGCAGGCCGCTTCTGCAGCCGGTCTCAGCAAAGACATCGAGAGCTTTGCCGACGGCCTGGAGACCGTCGTCGGAGAGCGGGGCGTACAGCTTTCCGGTGGACAAAAACAGCGCGTAGCACTTGCGCGTGCACTGCTTCTCAAAACCCCCGTCATGGTACTCGATGATCCGTTGAGCGCCGTCGATGCACAAACCGAAGCTCACATTCTTGAAAACCTTCGTGGCGCAGTGAGCGACCGAAGCCTGCTCCTGATTACCAACCGCATCGCTGCAGCAAGCATTGCCGACACGATTTACGTCATGGACAAAGGAAAAATCATTGAATCAGGCAACCATCATGACTTAATCAGCCAGGGTGGCCTGTATGCCGAGCTTCATGCCTTGCAACAAACGCAGCCAACGGAAGACTTGTCATGA
- a CDS encoding serine/threonine-protein phosphatase — protein sequence MRRYGYGLTDVGRKRVSNEDSFLLDDELGLYVVADGMGGHNAGEVASQEAVDAVLGMVRREKHLLEKLDEPDVDHESLRKALRVMESAVQGATYMVFGIAQGDPEQEGMGTTVSALLLRGEYGIMAQVGDSRIYLVRGGKAYQLTEDHTLIAWQLKQGVITKEEAERSPHKNIITRAVGSREYVQVDTHAFLVEKRDGFLLCSDGLHGYLSDEEIGPVMQLGPKRATKHFIEIANERGGKDNITAVAVELE from the coding sequence ATGAGGCGTTACGGATACGGTTTAACAGATGTTGGTCGAAAAAGGGTCTCCAATGAAGATTCTTTTTTGCTAGACGACGAGCTTGGCCTTTATGTTGTCGCAGACGGCATGGGTGGCCACAACGCTGGCGAGGTCGCCAGTCAAGAAGCCGTTGATGCGGTGCTGGGCATGGTCAGGCGGGAGAAGCACTTGCTCGAGAAGCTCGACGAGCCCGACGTCGATCACGAAAGCCTTCGCAAAGCGCTCCGCGTGATGGAGAGCGCGGTGCAAGGCGCAACCTACATGGTGTTCGGCATTGCTCAAGGGGATCCGGAGCAGGAAGGCATGGGCACAACGGTCTCGGCGCTGCTTTTGCGTGGTGAGTACGGCATCATGGCTCAGGTCGGTGATAGCCGCATTTATCTTGTGCGCGGCGGCAAAGCTTATCAGCTTACCGAGGACCACACGCTAATTGCATGGCAGCTGAAACAAGGCGTGATTACAAAAGAGGAGGCGGAACGCTCCCCGCATAAGAACATTATCACCCGCGCTGTCGGAAGCCGCGAGTACGTGCAGGTCGATACGCACGCATTTCTCGTTGAAAAACGTGATGGCTTTCTGCTTTGCTCGGACGGCTTACATGGCTACCTTAGCGACGAAGAGATCGGTCCCGTGATGCAACTCGGCCCAAAGCGTGCGACCAAGCATTTTATCGAAATTGCCAATGAGCGAGGCGGTAAAGACAATATCACTGCTGTGGCCGTCGAGCTTGAATAA
- a CDS encoding 30S ribosomal protein S1 has protein sequence MTPTTEQLQNSAQSGGGFAELFEQTNAASEALKDGEIVEGRVVQISKDNVVVDIGYKSEGVIPIGEFTEPSGSIKVQPGDKVDVFVEATEGDDGLVLLSKERADKLKVWDEISAACEAEELIDGTITARVKGGLSVTIRGGVKAFLPGSQVDLRPIRNLDKLIGETFSFKVIKFNKKRGNIVLSRRALLERERDALKTQTLEQLEEGMVVTGIIKNITEYGAFVDLGGIDGLLHITDMSWGRINHPSEVFNVGDEIEVIVLKYNPENERVSLGLKQKTEDPWLHVMESYPLGKKIAGKVVSITDYGAFVQIESGIEGLIHVSEMSWGKAKHPSKLLEVGQDVECQVLEVDADNKRISLGLKQLAPDPWEDFTKRYNPGDIVRGQIVSITEYGVFVGIEDGVDGMVHKSDLSWTQRIENPAEIYHKGDEVEAIILAVNHDERKVSLGIKQLYEDPWHSVADDYPSGTSLEVRVLSTVDTGAYVELQRGVEGFISLAELSNEPVTDASTVVKEGQIIKARITEVESEHRRVELSLRDVDVDKALKYEDNQARTQTATALSSSGSKGATLGDVLKGKLGDLSK, from the coding sequence ATGACACCAACCACAGAACAGCTGCAGAATAGCGCCCAGAGCGGCGGAGGTTTTGCAGAGTTATTCGAGCAAACCAACGCAGCATCAGAAGCTCTCAAGGATGGGGAAATCGTTGAAGGCCGGGTTGTCCAAATCAGCAAGGACAACGTTGTTGTTGATATCGGCTACAAGTCCGAAGGCGTAATTCCAATAGGTGAATTCACCGAGCCTTCCGGCAGTATCAAAGTCCAGCCTGGCGACAAAGTTGATGTGTTTGTTGAAGCCACCGAAGGCGACGATGGTCTCGTGCTTCTTTCCAAGGAGCGGGCTGACAAGCTCAAAGTTTGGGACGAAATCAGCGCGGCTTGCGAAGCCGAAGAGCTCATTGATGGCACCATCACCGCACGCGTCAAGGGCGGTCTTTCGGTAACCATTCGTGGCGGAGTCAAAGCCTTTTTGCCCGGCTCTCAGGTCGATCTACGACCCATTCGCAATCTCGACAAGCTCATTGGGGAAACCTTCAGCTTTAAAGTCATTAAGTTCAATAAAAAGCGCGGCAACATCGTGCTTTCACGTCGTGCACTGCTTGAGCGTGAACGCGATGCGCTTAAAACACAGACCCTTGAGCAACTCGAAGAAGGCATGGTGGTCACTGGTATCATCAAGAACATCACCGAGTACGGCGCCTTTGTGGACCTGGGCGGCATCGATGGGTTGCTGCACATCACCGACATGAGCTGGGGGCGCATCAATCATCCTTCTGAAGTATTCAACGTGGGCGATGAAATCGAAGTCATCGTGCTCAAGTACAACCCAGAAAACGAGCGCGTCTCCCTTGGTCTCAAGCAAAAGACCGAAGATCCGTGGCTTCATGTCATGGAGTCTTACCCACTGGGCAAGAAAATTGCTGGCAAGGTTGTATCAATCACCGATTACGGCGCTTTCGTTCAGATCGAAAGCGGCATCGAAGGTTTGATTCACGTCAGCGAAATGAGCTGGGGTAAGGCCAAACACCCATCCAAGCTTCTTGAAGTTGGCCAGGATGTCGAATGCCAAGTCCTTGAAGTCGACGCCGACAACAAGCGCATCAGTCTTGGACTCAAGCAGCTTGCTCCGGACCCCTGGGAAGATTTCACCAAACGTTATAATCCCGGCGACATCGTGCGTGGGCAGATCGTTTCGATCACCGAGTACGGCGTGTTTGTGGGCATCGAAGATGGTGTTGATGGCATGGTTCACAAGAGTGACCTGAGCTGGACACAGCGCATCGAAAATCCGGCTGAAATATATCACAAGGGCGATGAAGTTGAAGCCATCATCTTGGCGGTCAACCACGACGAGCGCAAAGTTTCCTTGGGTATCAAGCAACTTTACGAGGATCCTTGGCACAGCGTCGCGGACGACTATCCAAGCGGTACTTCACTGGAAGTGCGCGTGCTTTCCACCGTTGATACCGGCGCCTATGTCGAGCTTCAGCGCGGAGTTGAGGGTTTCATCAGCCTCGCAGAGCTAAGCAACGAACCTGTTACTGATGCCAGCACTGTGGTCAAAGAAGGGCAGATCATCAAAGCCCGCATCACTGAAGTTGAATCCGAGCACCGCCGTGTTGAGCTTTCCTTGCGGGATGTCGATGTGGACAAGGCTCTGAAGTATGAAGACAACCAAGCACGCACTCAGACCGCAACTGCTCTTAGCAGCAGTGGCTCAAAGGGCGCCACACTTGGCGATGTTCTCAAAGGCAAACTTGGGGACCTAAGCAAGTAA
- a CDS encoding (d)CMP kinase, protein MSKPKVKVAIDGPAGAGKSTAAHGLAKRLGFVLVDTGALYRGVALAAKQAGIDVNDAQALGALSAKLHFEFRSNAQGEPRLWMNQVDVSDDIRRPDISRGASDVSRHPEVRQALLDIQRQLGSQDNVVLEGRDIATVVFPDAEFKFFLTADVDARAKRRLLELKRRGIEGKLEEVRAQIQERDAQDSGRAVAPLKAAEDAIIIDSTQMSLEQVIEHLAELVQKGA, encoded by the coding sequence TTGTCGAAACCCAAAGTTAAAGTCGCCATCGATGGTCCAGCCGGTGCTGGAAAAAGCACAGCTGCGCATGGTTTGGCCAAACGACTTGGCTTTGTCTTGGTCGACACGGGTGCCCTCTATCGTGGCGTTGCTCTTGCCGCAAAGCAAGCTGGTATTGATGTAAACGACGCCCAAGCACTTGGCGCGCTCAGCGCAAAGCTTCATTTCGAATTTCGCTCCAACGCCCAGGGAGAGCCTCGGCTGTGGATGAATCAAGTCGACGTATCGGACGATATTCGGCGCCCCGACATCTCGCGCGGAGCAAGCGATGTGTCTCGCCATCCCGAAGTGCGGCAAGCCCTTTTGGATATTCAGCGGCAACTTGGCTCACAAGATAACGTGGTGCTTGAAGGTCGAGACATCGCAACCGTCGTTTTTCCGGATGCCGAGTTCAAATTTTTTCTCACCGCCGATGTCGATGCGCGGGCTAAACGACGTCTCCTTGAATTAAAAAGACGCGGCATTGAAGGCAAGCTCGAAGAGGTTAGAGCACAAATCCAAGAGCGCGATGCTCAAGATTCTGGACGTGCGGTAGCTCCGCTCAAAGCGGCAGAAGACGCCATTATTATCGACAGCACCCAGATGAGTCTGGAGCAAGTCATTGAGCACTTGGCTGAACTCGTCCAAAAGGGCGCATAA